The following proteins are encoded in a genomic region of Nicotiana sylvestris chromosome 4, ASM39365v2, whole genome shotgun sequence:
- the LOC138889863 gene encoding uncharacterized protein encodes MAEIESAGLPKIGTWEMLKKELKSQFLPTNSLWLARDGLRRLKQSGTVGEYVKEFSSLMLNVSNMVEEDKLHYFMSGLKGWAQLELRRQNVQCLSTAIAAADTLADLNIGDDPAGTSHSKADGKAREWKKRGKGQVAEDEGFAKNVRQENHNGKERSGKLKGCFTCGGPHLKKDCPVQARVNAMLAAEKQEQVAEANVIVADGNREPGAVYVNNPLGLLH; translated from the coding sequence ATGGCAGAAATAGAAAGTGCTGGACTGCCCAAGATTGGAACTTGGGAGATGCTAAAAAAGGAATTAAAATCCCAATTTCTTCCAACTAATTCATTGTGGTTGGCACGAGATGGATTGCGTCGCTTGAAACAAAGTGGGACGGTGGGGGAGTATGTCAAGGAATTTTCGTCCTTGATGCTCAATGTtagtaatatggtagaagaagacaAGCTGCATTACTTCATGAGTGGATTGAAGGGTTGGGCGCAATTGGAGTTGAGAAGGCAGAATGTTCAATGCCTCTCTACTGCCATTGCTGCGGCAGATACGTTGGCTGACCTGAACATAGGTGATGACCCTGCTGGAACTTCGCATTCAAAGGCTGACGGGAAAGCTAGGGAATGGAAGAAAAGAGGGAAGGGCCAAGTTGCCGAAGATGAGGGCTTTGCCAAGAATGTGAGACAAGAGAATCACAATGGCAAAGAAAGGAGCGGCAAGTTGAAAGGCTGCTTCACTTGTGGTGGACCGCACTTGAAGAAGGACTGTCCGGTGCAGGCTAGGGTGAATGCTATGCTGGCTGCAGAGAAACAGGAACAAGTGGCGGAGGCAAATGTCATTGTGGCAGATGGGAATAGAGAACCCGGGGCGGTGTATGTCAACAACCCCTTGGGGCTGCTTCATTGA